From a single Candidatus Thorarchaeota archaeon genomic region:
- a CDS encoding 50S ribosomal protein L11 has translation MGDKITVEALVEGGKASGGPPIGPALGPTGVNIFQVVTKINEVTQPYTGLKVPVKIIVDQETKSFEVEVGVPPTSALILKEVGAAKGSGTPNTDYVGNLTIDQLKNVAKAKESELSALDMKSAVMIISGTCVSMGVTIEGKPAKEFQTEVRQGTWDEQLAEPLREE, from the coding sequence TTGGGTGACAAAATAACCGTAGAAGCTCTAGTTGAAGGTGGCAAGGCCTCTGGAGGCCCACCGATTGGCCCTGCACTGGGCCCAACAGGAGTGAACATATTTCAGGTCGTCACTAAGATCAATGAGGTGACCCAGCCCTATACCGGACTGAAAGTACCAGTCAAAATAATTGTAGACCAAGAAACAAAGTCATTCGAGGTCGAAGTCGGTGTTCCACCGACAAGCGCACTCATCCTAAAAGAGGTGGGAGCTGCAAAGGGGTCAGGGACACCAAATACGGATTACGTTGGTAATTTGACGATCGACCAGCTAAAGAATGTAGCAAAAGCCAAGGAGTCAGAGCTGTCAGCGCTCGATATGAAGAGCGCAGTAATGATCATCTCAGGAACTTGCGTTTCGATGGGAGTCACTATTGAGGGGAAACCCGCAAAGGAGTTCCAAACAGAGGTTCGTCAGGGCACATGGGATGAACAGCTCGCAGAGCCACTGAGGGAGGAATGA
- a CDS encoding carbohydrate kinase family protein, with amino-acid sequence MSVEVYSIGKINIDVCLRVDQLPRQEGHWTTNEGCISAGGSAANFASQMARLGVKTGLISCVGNDIHGQNMLRDFSKVGVDTSNILVLENQPTGVFVTISDRTGKQMVIAQPGANRFVEKHILDETILGKATVIHMTSGFPMMAKQAAEITTRNGIIFSYDPGHNAENMRFGEILPHTDLLFVNERELKTYLGLEPKEAQLRAFAKTFPGILIVKLGEKGAIATDGFEYCKSQAFPVNVVDTIGAGDSFAAGFITAWSRSERIEQALHMANSVAALTIQKRGAQNGQPTLDEAASLLAKHNVSINLILRTFRPKKHRRK; translated from the coding sequence ATGTCTGTGGAGGTCTACTCAATCGGCAAAATCAATATCGACGTATGCTTAAGAGTAGACCAACTTCCCAGACAAGAGGGCCATTGGACGACCAATGAGGGATGTATTTCCGCAGGGGGGTCTGCTGCGAATTTCGCTTCACAGATGGCGCGGTTGGGAGTAAAGACAGGTCTCATTAGTTGTGTGGGAAATGATATCCACGGACAAAATATGCTCCGGGATTTCTCCAAGGTGGGAGTTGATACAAGCAACATTCTTGTTCTTGAGAACCAGCCAACGGGAGTTTTTGTCACGATCTCGGATAGAACGGGAAAACAGATGGTGATAGCACAACCGGGGGCGAATCGATTCGTTGAGAAACATATCCTCGATGAAACAATTTTGGGCAAGGCTACAGTGATACATATGACAAGTGGGTTCCCAATGATGGCCAAACAGGCTGCTGAAATCACGACTAGGAATGGAATCATCTTTTCATATGATCCAGGTCACAATGCAGAAAATATGAGATTCGGAGAGATCTTACCCCATACGGATCTTCTGTTTGTAAACGAGAGGGAGCTCAAGACCTATCTAGGTCTCGAACCAAAAGAAGCGCAACTTAGAGCGTTTGCAAAGACGTTTCCAGGCATTCTCATTGTCAAATTGGGAGAGAAAGGTGCAATTGCGACCGATGGCTTTGAATACTGTAAATCACAGGCGTTTCCAGTAAACGTGGTTGACACAATTGGAGCGGGAGACTCTTTTGCCGCAGGTTTCATAACAGCATGGTCGCGGTCAGAAAGAATAGAACAGGCACTTCATATGGCCAATAGTGTTGCAGCACTCACGATTCAGAAACGTGGAGCACAAAATGGCCAACCGACCCTTGATGAAGCCGCATCACTTCTGGCCAAGCATAATGTGTCAATTAACTTGATACTCAGAACGTTTAGACCAAAGAAACATAGGCGCAAGTGA
- a CDS encoding transcription elongation factor Spt5 encodes MAPKTSIFAVRTTIGQERSVTDLITTAVVGEPDIWECPWCKEQFTSEVLTKEHMKKCPKKKKSGEPKLVSRNLLIGRVKAILVPETLRGYVFIETEEYRDVEIAISGVPHVRGRVGGKVSLDEIDKYLIPKPAAEGIAVTDIVEIISGPFKGERAKVTRVDSAKEELIVELIDSPHTIPMRIHADFVKLVEKTVHERKEEPSGEGATEEEEIEDEDSFWARKD; translated from the coding sequence ATGGCTCCTAAAACAAGTATATTTGCAGTTCGAACTACAATTGGACAAGAGAGAAGCGTGACTGATTTGATCACCACAGCAGTGGTCGGAGAGCCTGATATTTGGGAGTGCCCATGGTGCAAGGAACAATTCACTTCAGAAGTGCTCACGAAAGAACATATGAAAAAATGTCCGAAAAAGAAAAAGTCTGGTGAGCCAAAGCTTGTTTCTCGCAACCTCTTAATCGGACGTGTAAAAGCGATTCTCGTACCTGAAACCCTCCGAGGGTATGTATTCATCGAGACCGAAGAGTATCGTGATGTGGAGATTGCCATCTCAGGAGTACCCCATGTACGCGGTAGAGTTGGTGGCAAAGTCTCCCTAGATGAGATTGACAAATATCTCATACCTAAACCAGCAGCAGAAGGAATAGCTGTCACCGATATCGTGGAGATCATCTCAGGTCCATTCAAAGGTGAACGCGCCAAGGTCACACGAGTGGATTCCGCAAAAGAAGAACTCATTGTGGAACTTATTGATAGCCCTCATACAATCCCAATGCGAATCCATGCGGATTTCGTCAAATTGGTTGAAAAAACAGTACATGAAAGGAAAGAGGAGCCTTCTGGCGAGGGTGCAACAGAGGAAGAGGAAATAGAAGACGAAGACTCATTCTGGGCACGCAAGGATTAG
- a CDS encoding 50S ribosomal protein L10: MAIQERHVPQWKIAEVQNLVDSIKKSKMIGLVNVEGVGAKQLDNIRKSLRGSATIRMARNTLMIRALKAAKVKGLDELVNHVRGPVAFIFSDQDPFILGKFLSENKTSAPAKGGQVSPKDIIIPAMNTGVAPGPFISELAALKIPSRVKGGVIHVTEETVAVKAGDVISNAMAQMLARLGIEPMELQLKLVAAYTDGSVLTGESLDVDLEKLFQQVIMGHQYAINLSINSGYPTTETIPLIIAKADMEARTLALNIDFFEPDLLAQFLSKANAEALALSSVLAEKNPDAIPSEVLSQVQAQAASAVAASTSESATEEKEPEKEEEDEDDAVAGLGGLFG; the protein is encoded by the coding sequence ATGGCAATCCAAGAACGCCATGTACCACAATGGAAGATAGCGGAGGTCCAGAATCTCGTTGATTCTATCAAGAAGAGTAAGATGATAGGTCTCGTCAACGTAGAGGGAGTTGGTGCCAAACAGCTTGACAATATCAGAAAGAGCTTGCGAGGCAGCGCGACCATACGAATGGCAAGAAACACTCTGATGATCAGAGCACTCAAAGCGGCCAAAGTCAAGGGTCTCGATGAACTTGTGAATCATGTAAGAGGACCTGTCGCCTTTATCTTCAGTGACCAAGATCCTTTCATTTTAGGCAAATTCCTTAGTGAGAACAAGACTTCGGCCCCAGCAAAGGGAGGCCAAGTGTCGCCAAAGGACATTATCATTCCTGCGATGAACACGGGTGTCGCACCTGGTCCGTTCATCAGCGAATTGGCGGCATTGAAGATCCCATCACGGGTCAAGGGTGGAGTGATCCATGTTACTGAGGAAACTGTTGCCGTCAAGGCGGGAGATGTCATCTCCAATGCGATGGCACAGATGCTTGCAAGACTTGGAATAGAACCAATGGAACTCCAACTGAAACTGGTAGCGGCTTACACGGACGGTTCTGTACTTACAGGTGAGAGCCTTGATGTTGACTTGGAGAAATTATTCCAACAGGTCATCATGGGACACCAGTATGCGATCAATTTGTCCATTAACAGTGGATACCCGACTACTGAGACCATCCCACTGATCATCGCCAAGGCAGACATGGAGGCAAGAACCCTTGCTCTCAATATTGACTTCTTTGAACCGGACCTATTGGCCCAGTTCCTAAGCAAGGCAAATGCAGAGGCACTTGCTCTCTCATCCGTGCTGGCTGAAAAGAATCCAGACGCAATACCCTCTGAAGTCCTGAGTCAGGTTCAGGCACAAGCGGCCAGTGCTGTTGCAGCATCCACAAGTGAGTCCGCAACAGAAGAAAAAGAACCTGAAAAGGAAGAAGAGGATGAAGACGATGCTGTAGCAGGCCTCGGTGGCCTGTTCGGATAA
- the thiL gene encoding thiamine-phosphate kinase has product MKTNEFGERQFLRMISGLVSRLPGSRLPWNDDASDFPIDEHRHVVINVDTFVASTDRLPGMTDAQMGRKLAVMTMSDIVAKGVTPTAMMLSLSVPPEYDQQLAQEIIRGFSQYCIKNSIAFIGGDTGTAMDVVLTGVGMGVAHPDEIVARGGAQVGDVIAVSGLFGLTAVAFQMLLKGINVDGSLAQRATIAAFKPVIDYTLVQNLVRAHAVTSSMDSSDGLGITLNTMAELSGVAFELDKLPIAGGVSQFAKKHGLDLLSLVLTGGEEFALVLTIPQDKWSTAQEIAKSGVFGLRAIGRVVEGTGVTWQSPDGPVPIPATGYDSFMEWK; this is encoded by the coding sequence ATGAAGACTAACGAGTTTGGTGAACGACAATTCTTGCGGATGATCTCCGGGCTAGTCAGCAGGTTGCCTGGCTCTCGATTGCCATGGAATGATGATGCATCTGACTTCCCTATTGATGAACATCGACATGTAGTGATCAATGTTGATACTTTCGTGGCCTCCACAGATCGGCTACCTGGAATGACGGATGCACAGATGGGACGAAAACTGGCTGTCATGACCATGAGCGATATAGTTGCTAAGGGTGTGACCCCAACGGCTATGATGCTTTCCCTTTCGGTCCCCCCTGAGTATGATCAACAATTGGCACAAGAGATTATCAGAGGCTTTTCACAATATTGTATCAAAAATTCGATTGCCTTCATTGGAGGGGACACTGGAACCGCAATGGATGTTGTATTGACTGGAGTGGGCATGGGTGTCGCCCACCCCGACGAGATCGTGGCGCGTGGCGGTGCACAAGTTGGGGATGTCATTGCCGTTAGTGGTCTTTTTGGACTGACCGCTGTGGCCTTTCAGATGCTGCTTAAAGGAATTAACGTGGACGGATCTCTTGCGCAGCGTGCCACAATTGCGGCCTTCAAACCTGTTATCGATTACACCCTTGTTCAAAATCTTGTTCGTGCGCATGCGGTGACCTCATCCATGGATAGTAGTGATGGTCTTGGCATCACACTAAACACGATGGCCGAGCTAAGCGGTGTTGCTTTCGAGCTTGACAAGCTTCCAATAGCTGGTGGTGTCAGCCAGTTTGCGAAGAAGCATGGCCTGGATCTCCTATCATTGGTTTTAACAGGCGGGGAGGAGTTTGCTCTTGTTCTAACAATTCCACAAGACAAGTGGTCTACGGCACAGGAGATCGCCAAGAGTGGGGTTTTTGGCTTACGTGCCATAGGCCGTGTTGTTGAGGGTACAGGTGTCACTTGGCAAAGTCCCGATGGTCCAGTTCCGATTCCTGCTACTGGTTATGATAGTTTCATGGAGTGGAAATGA
- the ftsZ gene encoding cell division protein FtsZ, which yields MHPLLEEVLSSPSGGRKDIHTSRLSRRGSKRETTDEELADLLHSVTARILVVGVGGAGNNAITRLMEVGVEGAETLAANTDAQDLYYCNAHHKLLLGRERCGGLGAGNNPDVGQAAALETYDMIKESVQADLVFITAGMGGGTGTGAAPLIAKAAKENGALTVAIVCLPFEVEGSTRKKNATRGLSDLMEHVDTLIAIPNEKLLEIAPDLALSEAFMVADEVLVRAVKGIAELISRPGLVNLDFADVRTTMRNGGVSIIALGEGQGEDRAEEAVYNALQNPLIDVSIENARNILINVSGSADLQLAEAKRVVELVTEQVNPNAEVIYGALIVPDLEDRLRVTIIASGVNSPYIFDSGSEPVRPLADDFEDDLGLAKI from the coding sequence ATGCATCCACTCCTAGAAGAGGTTCTAAGCAGTCCGTCAGGTGGAAGAAAAGACATTCATACCAGTAGACTATCCCGTCGCGGAAGCAAAAGGGAAACTACTGATGAAGAGTTGGCAGATCTACTTCATTCAGTTACTGCAAGAATCCTTGTAGTTGGCGTAGGAGGCGCTGGAAATAATGCCATCACAAGACTGATGGAAGTGGGCGTTGAAGGCGCAGAAACCCTTGCTGCAAATACCGATGCACAGGATCTCTATTATTGCAATGCTCATCACAAGTTACTTCTAGGACGAGAGAGATGTGGCGGTTTAGGAGCTGGGAATAACCCCGATGTGGGGCAGGCTGCCGCCTTGGAGACCTATGATATGATAAAGGAGTCCGTTCAGGCGGATCTTGTATTCATAACTGCGGGAATGGGAGGAGGTACTGGAACTGGTGCCGCCCCATTAATAGCAAAGGCCGCAAAAGAGAATGGAGCTCTCACAGTAGCGATTGTCTGTCTTCCCTTTGAAGTTGAAGGGAGCACACGAAAGAAAAACGCAACTCGTGGACTTAGTGATCTCATGGAACATGTTGACACACTCATTGCGATCCCTAATGAAAAACTTCTAGAGATTGCACCGGATCTTGCCCTTTCTGAGGCATTCATGGTCGCTGATGAGGTATTGGTACGTGCGGTCAAAGGAATTGCCGAATTGATCTCGCGACCAGGGCTGGTGAATCTTGATTTTGCAGATGTCAGAACTACAATGCGAAATGGTGGAGTTTCGATAATTGCACTGGGTGAGGGACAGGGCGAGGACAGAGCTGAAGAGGCTGTATACAATGCACTTCAGAACCCGCTCATCGACGTATCTATTGAGAATGCACGTAATATTCTCATAAACGTCAGTGGCAGTGCAGACCTTCAGCTTGCTGAGGCCAAGAGGGTTGTAGAGCTTGTCACAGAACAGGTCAATCCTAATGCAGAAGTGATCTACGGTGCATTGATAGTCCCAGATCTCGAGGACAGATTACGAGTGACCATCATTGCGTCAGGAGTGAACTCACCATATATCTTCGATTCCGGATCGGAGCCAGTACGACCTCTGGCCGATGACTTTGAGGACGACCTGGGTCTTGCGAAAATCTGA
- a CDS encoding Gfo/Idh/MocA family oxidoreductase has translation MTLKIGIVGTGNMGRIHARVLNNQRSLAAVADLDAVRARAIADIYGVRAFDNIESMLDEMNLDGIIISTPTSTHASIAKMIAEKYDVKGILIEKPLASTYKDAKHVAELLKRKNIKAIVSHSEIYNPVVDRALSLIHDGAVGDIRTVIHDRRGFVPPKRIPSLGDIFEDIGVHDFDIMARVSSGSATLYAQCITEQGVYNSATVIVKFKSGKAHVFHLSRQYVGRKRSMDVSGTKGTLSIDLFGQIIKVQDLDKAPSADSRTINLPERGATIKVYGEPVGEVISDFIKIIETDSQPRVSLDDGVAALKVVEAARESAKLGRIVDVEIQARG, from the coding sequence ATGACCTTGAAAATAGGAATCGTTGGAACCGGTAATATGGGTCGGATTCATGCACGCGTTTTAAACAATCAACGTTCGCTTGCAGCCGTCGCCGATTTAGATGCCGTTCGAGCTAGGGCCATTGCAGACATTTACGGAGTCCGAGCCTTTGATAATATAGAGTCCATGCTTGATGAGATGAACCTTGATGGGATTATCATATCCACTCCAACATCAACTCATGCATCAATCGCAAAGATGATCGCTGAAAAGTATGATGTGAAAGGAATCCTTATCGAAAAACCTCTGGCCAGCACGTACAAAGATGCAAAACATGTAGCTGAATTACTAAAGAGAAAAAACATCAAAGCAATTGTATCGCACTCTGAAATCTATAACCCCGTTGTTGACAGAGCACTTTCATTAATTCATGATGGCGCTGTAGGCGATATCAGAACGGTCATTCATGATCGAAGGGGTTTTGTTCCACCTAAACGAATTCCATCATTAGGAGACATCTTTGAAGACATCGGGGTCCACGATTTTGACATTATGGCAAGGGTCAGCAGTGGATCTGCTACACTCTATGCTCAGTGTATCACCGAACAAGGGGTCTACAATTCAGCCACTGTCATTGTTAAATTTAAGAGCGGAAAGGCACATGTGTTCCATCTCTCACGACAATATGTTGGACGAAAACGATCGATGGACGTTTCAGGTACAAAAGGAACACTCTCAATTGATCTCTTTGGACAGATAATCAAGGTGCAAGATTTGGACAAAGCACCATCAGCAGATAGTCGGACCATTAACTTGCCCGAGCGAGGCGCAACAATCAAGGTCTACGGCGAACCAGTCGGAGAGGTCATCAGCGATTTTATCAAAATAATAGAAACAGATAGCCAACCACGTGTTAGTTTAGACGACGGTGTTGCTGCCCTAAAGGTCGTTGAGGCCGCAAGAGAGAGTGCAAAGTTGGGACGAATCGTTGATGTGGAAATTCAAGCGCGAGGCTGA
- a CDS encoding radical SAM protein, translating to MVDGYVDEPTCLGVPPYVSIYPRYIAGAIWSHAPQAEIVYQTIDQVRESFERAWRIWATADAVLLIAGMIVPGKYIGGTPISVREAKELFSEPRLSSIPKVLVGPWGRFGVGREGGKVSLTSDVLSPPFDYIVHGDSELVIAQAIQSDDFSSVDLGFRRTDPSEIEPYIQRGAEIVRQYPGIERGYILCEIETYRGCPRFVTGGCSFCVEPAYGLPQMRSINDIVHEIEILYDLGVRAFRVGRQADLFTFGSSEIGEEEFPTPVPAQIEELFSKIRKVAPDLRVLHIDNVNPGTIAHHPDESRQVAKSIIKYHTTGDVAAFGIESLDPEVIRRNNLKVNMEEAITAVKVINEVGRSAPPWELPHLLPGINLLYGLPGESARTLEYNMTFLETLLEEDLLVRRINIRQVIGFGGTRLGTHHRTRLKRHQFFRHKSEIREKIDLEMLRRVAPHGTIIHSAFVEQQDGNALLLRPLASYPLLCHMPSDGTSYTMTDVFVVDHGPRSVTVLPFPFKTNTASLSQWRCIPGIGAKRAARIKAGGQLRDVADVESRLDYPLPDWLSRTMIFEN from the coding sequence TTGGTAGATGGCTATGTGGACGAGCCCACATGTCTGGGAGTGCCCCCATATGTGAGCATCTATCCCCGGTATATTGCTGGTGCTATTTGGAGCCATGCACCACAGGCTGAGATTGTCTACCAGACCATCGATCAAGTCCGCGAGAGCTTCGAGAGAGCATGGCGAATCTGGGCCACTGCCGATGCTGTACTTCTCATTGCGGGAATGATAGTTCCCGGTAAATACATCGGAGGCACACCTATCTCAGTTCGAGAGGCCAAAGAGCTCTTTTCAGAGCCGCGTCTATCGTCTATTCCTAAGGTGTTAGTTGGTCCATGGGGCCGTTTTGGAGTTGGTCGCGAGGGTGGCAAGGTCTCCCTCACATCCGATGTATTGTCACCACCATTTGACTATATTGTGCACGGCGACTCTGAACTGGTCATCGCCCAAGCGATTCAGTCCGATGATTTTTCTTCTGTTGATTTGGGTTTCAGACGCACTGATCCAAGTGAGATTGAACCCTACATTCAACGCGGTGCCGAGATTGTAAGACAATATCCCGGGATAGAACGTGGCTACATCCTCTGCGAGATCGAAACCTATCGTGGGTGCCCACGGTTCGTAACTGGTGGTTGTTCTTTCTGTGTGGAACCAGCTTATGGATTGCCTCAGATGCGTAGTATCAATGACATTGTACATGAAATCGAAATTCTATATGATCTTGGGGTCCGGGCATTTCGTGTTGGGCGACAGGCTGATCTCTTTACTTTCGGCTCCTCGGAGATCGGTGAGGAAGAGTTTCCCACCCCTGTACCTGCACAGATTGAAGAGTTGTTCTCAAAGATTCGCAAGGTTGCACCTGATTTACGTGTCTTGCATATTGACAACGTAAATCCTGGTACCATCGCTCACCATCCTGATGAGAGTCGTCAGGTTGCAAAAAGCATAATCAAATATCATACAACCGGTGATGTTGCAGCCTTTGGTATCGAATCACTGGATCCAGAGGTCATTCGACGGAATAACTTGAAAGTCAATATGGAGGAGGCTATTACTGCTGTTAAAGTCATTAATGAGGTGGGACGAAGCGCCCCTCCTTGGGAGTTGCCTCATCTTCTCCCCGGCATTAACCTTCTTTACGGTCTCCCCGGTGAGAGCGCACGGACCCTGGAATACAATATGACTTTTCTTGAGACTCTACTTGAAGAGGATTTACTGGTGCGACGGATCAACATCCGTCAGGTGATTGGATTTGGTGGCACTCGCCTTGGAACACACCATCGAACCCGCCTGAAACGCCACCAATTCTTTCGACACAAGTCTGAGATACGAGAAAAAATCGATCTCGAAATGCTTCGCCGAGTTGCGCCACATGGAACCATTATTCACTCCGCATTTGTGGAACAACAAGATGGTAATGCATTATTGCTTAGGCCACTTGCTTCCTATCCACTACTCTGTCATATGCCCTCCGATGGAACCAGTTATACTATGACCGATGTATTCGTTGTAGATCATGGCCCCCGGTCTGTCACAGTGCTTCCGTTTCCCTTCAAAACTAATACGGCAAGTCTCTCGCAATGGCGATGTATCCCTGGTATCGGCGCCAAGCGCGCTGCTCGAATAAAGGCCGGTGGGCAATTGCGTGATGTTGCAGATGTAGAGTCACGGCTCGATTATCCATTGCCTGATTGGCTCTCTCGTACGATGATCTTCGAAAATTAA
- a CDS encoding 50S ribosomal protein L1 has protein sequence MSFNIDKIEAAVAEARAKGKERGIKFEQSFDLAVNFRKREVDVSKPENRLNQEVILPHALYPPAKVCAFGDGEFAEKAKAAGAEKVVSKEEIPKLAEEKKTRKALAKAYDFFIASIDSMPLVGRYLGQVLGSRGKMPKPFPPQANLEPIVNQYHRTVRVRMRNTPTFHVKVGHERMSDREIAENVTAILGFVDGKGQLDKIGNLVIKTTMGPSVKVTSWR, from the coding sequence ATGTCGTTCAATATTGACAAGATTGAAGCCGCAGTGGCAGAGGCTAGGGCAAAAGGAAAGGAACGAGGTATTAAGTTTGAACAGAGCTTTGACCTTGCAGTCAACTTCAGAAAGAGAGAAGTAGACGTATCCAAACCCGAGAACCGGCTCAACCAAGAAGTGATTCTCCCTCATGCACTCTATCCACCAGCAAAGGTCTGTGCATTTGGAGATGGAGAATTCGCAGAAAAGGCAAAGGCTGCTGGAGCCGAAAAGGTGGTCTCGAAAGAAGAAATTCCCAAATTGGCCGAGGAAAAGAAAACGCGCAAGGCATTAGCAAAGGCATATGATTTCTTCATTGCCTCTATCGATTCAATGCCACTCGTTGGTAGATACCTTGGGCAGGTACTTGGTTCAAGGGGCAAGATGCCAAAGCCATTCCCACCTCAAGCCAATCTGGAGCCCATCGTGAATCAATATCATCGCACTGTCCGAGTTCGAATGCGGAACACCCCGACCTTCCATGTGAAGGTGGGTCATGAGCGTATGTCAGATCGTGAAATCGCAGAGAATGTGACTGCAATCCTCGGATTTGTTGATGGAAAGGGACAGCTGGACAAGATTGGGAATCTTGTAATCAAGACGACCATGGGGCCATCGGTCAAGGTGACCTCGTGGAGGTGA
- a CDS encoding tRNA (N(6)-L-threonylcarbamoyladenosine(37)-C(2))-methylthiotransferase has protein sequence MRFYLETYGCALNAADSDMMVGRLHQMGAERVDCLEEADVAIVNTCGVKEPTEDRIIFRLSELSKCGVPVIVTGCLPKISLSRVKAAIPNFAAILGPQSIDSLGPIVLQVLEGQRGILHLTSDMSSKLQYFEGPPNSVICTIPICEGCLGNCAYCAVRLARSVVRSYSIDEIFQVALRSVHNGYREIRLTAQDAGAFGHDSGETLVNLLARLDTIPGEHRFRLGMFNPNLILDSLSQLLDIMSSNHFFKFFHIPVQSGSNSILRSMRRRYTVEEWIMVVETIRKRFPEASIATDIIVGFPGETDADFEATIEVIRQTHPQIVNISKYGDRPGTSASKAKNKVDTSLKKQRSRRLSLLVHDLVLQNHQAWLGWSGLVLTTDHASRGGVLARTDSYVPVIISEDVEVGIHLPVEIIGAERTHLLGRPQPRA, from the coding sequence GTGAGATTTTATCTTGAAACCTATGGATGTGCACTTAATGCTGCAGACTCGGACATGATGGTTGGTCGTCTTCATCAAATGGGTGCAGAACGGGTGGATTGTCTTGAGGAGGCTGATGTTGCCATCGTCAATACGTGTGGTGTCAAAGAACCTACCGAAGACAGAATCATCTTTCGGCTAAGTGAATTGTCCAAATGTGGTGTTCCTGTCATTGTGACAGGCTGTCTTCCAAAGATATCATTATCACGAGTTAAGGCAGCAATTCCCAATTTTGCTGCTATCCTTGGGCCACAATCTATTGATTCCCTCGGGCCAATAGTATTGCAAGTCCTTGAAGGGCAGCGTGGGATCTTGCATCTCACGTCTGATATGTCCTCTAAATTACAGTATTTTGAGGGTCCTCCCAACAGTGTAATCTGTACCATCCCCATCTGTGAGGGCTGTCTTGGAAACTGCGCTTATTGTGCGGTTCGTTTGGCGCGGAGTGTTGTACGTAGTTATTCTATTGACGAGATTTTTCAGGTCGCTCTTCGCTCGGTGCATAATGGTTATCGTGAGATTCGGCTTACTGCGCAGGATGCGGGTGCCTTTGGTCATGATTCTGGTGAGACCCTTGTGAATCTCTTGGCACGGCTTGATACAATTCCAGGGGAGCATCGTTTCAGACTGGGTATGTTTAATCCCAACTTGATACTTGATTCATTATCGCAATTACTTGATATCATGAGCTCAAACCACTTCTTCAAGTTCTTTCACATTCCTGTTCAATCTGGTAGTAACAGCATACTACGTTCCATGCGCCGTAGATATACTGTTGAAGAATGGATTATGGTGGTCGAGACTATTCGCAAGAGATTTCCAGAGGCCTCTATTGCAACAGATATCATTGTTGGTTTTCCTGGCGAAACCGATGCTGATTTTGAGGCAACTATTGAGGTCATTAGGCAGACCCACCCCCAGATTGTCAATATATCCAAGTATGGAGATCGTCCCGGGACAAGCGCCTCGAAGGCCAAGAATAAAGTAGATACCTCTCTCAAGAAACAACGCAGTCGCCGACTCTCCCTCTTGGTTCACGATCTGGTCTTACAGAACCATCAAGCATGGCTCGGGTGGTCTGGATTGGTCCTGACAACCGATCACGCTTCGCGTGGTGGCGTTCTTGCTCGTACTGACTCCTACGTTCCAGTAATAATATCCGAAGACGTTGAGGTGGGTATACATCTACCTGTGGAGATCATTGGGGCTGAGCGAACGCATCTTCTTGGGCGCCCTCAGCCTCGCGCTTGA
- a CDS encoding protein translocase SEC61 complex subunit gamma, whose protein sequence is MGISQFVNDSRRILKLATKPSKKEMWMNTKVSILAMFLVGMLSYLIQVLMTIITGNWVGT, encoded by the coding sequence ATGGGAATCAGCCAGTTCGTGAATGATAGTAGAAGAATCCTCAAGTTGGCAACAAAGCCCTCCAAAAAAGAGATGTGGATGAACACAAAGGTCAGCATTCTGGCAATGTTTCTTGTAGGAATGCTTAGTTACCTCATCCAAGTTCTCATGACCATTATCACAGGCAATTGGGTTGGCACATAA
- the rpl12p gene encoding 50S ribosomal protein P1, producing the protein MEYVYSALLLHKAGKEIDEKNMEAVLTAAGVKADKGRIKALLAALEGVDIDEALKSAVAMPMAAAPAAGAGATEAAPGASEEKKEEEEEEKEEEFTAGLGSLFG; encoded by the coding sequence ATGGAATATGTATATTCGGCCCTTCTGCTCCACAAGGCAGGTAAGGAGATTGACGAAAAGAACATGGAGGCCGTTCTCACCGCAGCAGGCGTTAAGGCGGACAAGGGTAGGATCAAAGCCCTACTCGCTGCCCTCGAGGGCGTTGATATTGATGAAGCCCTAAAGAGCGCAGTGGCTATGCCTATGGCAGCCGCTCCTGCTGCTGGTGCAGGCGCCACCGAGGCAGCTCCTGGAGCCTCTGAGGAAAAGAAGGAAGAAGAAGAAGAAGAAAAGGAAGAAGAGTTCACAGCTGGGCTTGGTAGTCTGTTTGGATAA